The Leadbettera azotonutricia ZAS-9 genome has a window encoding:
- the dnaE gene encoding DNA polymerase III subunit alpha: MVEPTLEERLGLCSAYSFLYGMRRPVELIEKCKALGVTSIGIADRDNLYGLPDILEKAKEAGIRPVIGVCLTIEGKGLIYCFVESKQGYARICELLTIRNRDKKRYDPIMLLCENSAGLRLVSEDEALLISLAGKVKYLYGGITPQSIKAAGLNKRLGIPLAFLDNSAFLEKEDYNVHRVLRAIDLGKTVGTLEDTDCVTKEGFVLSNSSLIERRLMSWPESAEGTREIAQSCTYNELFDGWVFPGYETGVSAGEELYNRVIEGAVERYGELGDSELARIDYELDIIERKGFAPYFLVMDDIVKMASRTCGRGSGAASIVSYSLGITNVDPIAHHLYFERFLNPARSDPPDIDVDFAWDERDELIKKVIERFGSDHCARVANHNFFRSRSALRETAKAYGFGDGEISRIEKQMFHFGDKSDINDPLWTEILSIAKKIEGLPHGLSMHCGGLVITPNPIHFRIPIENSLEGYPLLSWEKEGTEAAGFVKIDLLGNRSLAVIRDTLRNLEEQGICIDPHTWRPIQDKATVEALAVGNSMGVFYIESPAMRLLQKKTGAGDFEHIVIHSSIIRPAANKFINEYIRRLKGGKWEPLHPRLAKILDETYGILCYQEDVSKTAVALAGFDEAEADKLRKVIAKKAGAVKLALYEKQFFEGCKRNEVSEEATKKIWEMMLSFDGYSFCKPHSASYAMVSFQSAYLRVHHPAEFMAGVLSNQGGYYKSHAYISECRRMGLLLEGPDINLSQWRYYGQGRRVVIGLMAVKGFSHSGAETIIKERERGGDFINLNNFLRRVKLDRDDITALCPAGVFDRIANGLPRTIQARELLKAHTRATRKGQEELFLTEIVPIYKAGSTAVMAPVNKKTFNNELWEEFRSLGFLKNVHPLALWKDKVMAARRIKALRIGDFLGKYICLIGWPITQKEVWTKDGLTMSFLTFEDETAMYETVIFPKVYDLYNHLLFDQRPLLVYGKVAEDWGAVSVEVQRIEILE, encoded by the coding sequence ATGGTTGAACCTACACTCGAAGAACGCTTAGGGCTGTGTTCAGCATACTCGTTTTTATATGGAATGAGAAGGCCTGTTGAACTTATAGAAAAATGCAAAGCTCTTGGCGTTACGAGTATTGGTATTGCTGACAGGGATAATTTATATGGGCTACCTGATATTTTGGAAAAGGCTAAGGAAGCAGGGATTAGACCAGTTATTGGGGTCTGTCTGACTATAGAAGGTAAAGGGCTGATATATTGTTTTGTTGAGAGCAAACAGGGGTATGCGCGTATTTGTGAACTGTTGACTATTAGGAACAGAGATAAAAAGAGATATGACCCTATTATGCTGTTGTGTGAAAATTCTGCCGGATTGAGGCTAGTTTCGGAAGATGAAGCTTTATTAATTTCGCTGGCTGGGAAGGTTAAATATCTGTATGGGGGGATTACCCCCCAATCCATTAAAGCCGCAGGCCTTAACAAAAGGCTGGGTATTCCTTTGGCATTTTTAGACAATTCGGCTTTTTTGGAAAAAGAGGACTATAATGTTCACAGGGTTTTAAGGGCTATAGATTTGGGAAAGACCGTTGGTACACTCGAAGATACTGATTGTGTTACCAAAGAGGGTTTTGTGCTTTCCAATTCTTCATTGATTGAAAGACGGCTCATGTCATGGCCGGAATCAGCAGAGGGGACAAGAGAGATTGCCCAATCCTGCACTTATAATGAGTTATTTGATGGCTGGGTATTTCCTGGGTATGAAACTGGTGTATCCGCTGGGGAAGAATTATACAATAGAGTGATTGAGGGGGCTGTGGAACGATATGGGGAATTGGGGGATAGTGAATTAGCAAGGATTGATTATGAACTTGATATAATCGAGCGCAAGGGCTTTGCCCCTTATTTTTTAGTGATGGACGATATTGTTAAAATGGCTTCCCGAACCTGTGGCAGGGGATCGGGGGCCGCTTCTATTGTTTCCTATTCGCTTGGGATTACCAATGTTGACCCTATTGCACACCATCTTTATTTTGAGCGGTTTTTGAACCCCGCACGATCTGACCCTCCTGATATTGACGTTGATTTTGCTTGGGACGAACGAGATGAGCTTATTAAGAAAGTTATTGAACGGTTCGGATCAGACCATTGCGCAAGGGTAGCCAATCACAATTTTTTTCGGTCGCGTTCTGCACTGAGGGAAACGGCGAAGGCTTACGGGTTTGGCGATGGGGAAATTTCACGGATAGAAAAGCAGATGTTTCATTTTGGGGATAAGTCAGATATAAATGATCCACTTTGGACAGAGATATTGTCTATTGCGAAAAAAATTGAAGGACTTCCGCATGGACTTAGTATGCACTGTGGAGGGCTGGTGATCACCCCAAACCCTATACATTTCCGAATTCCGATTGAAAATTCTTTGGAAGGTTACCCTTTGCTGTCATGGGAAAAAGAAGGAACAGAGGCGGCCGGGTTTGTAAAGATTGATTTGCTGGGGAATAGAAGTCTGGCGGTAATTAGAGATACGCTTAGAAATCTTGAGGAGCAGGGTATCTGTATTGATCCTCACACTTGGCGGCCTATTCAAGACAAGGCGACGGTGGAAGCTTTGGCTGTAGGAAATAGCATGGGCGTATTTTATATTGAAAGTCCGGCTATGAGATTATTGCAGAAAAAAACAGGAGCTGGTGATTTTGAACACATTGTAATTCATTCCTCGATAATACGACCTGCGGCTAATAAGTTTATAAATGAATACATCAGACGTTTAAAAGGGGGAAAATGGGAGCCGCTCCACCCTCGCTTGGCAAAGATTTTAGATGAAACTTATGGAATACTTTGCTACCAAGAAGATGTAAGCAAGACTGCTGTGGCATTGGCTGGGTTTGATGAGGCGGAGGCTGATAAGCTTCGGAAGGTAATAGCGAAAAAAGCAGGGGCAGTAAAATTAGCTCTTTATGAAAAACAATTTTTTGAAGGGTGCAAAAGGAATGAGGTTAGCGAAGAAGCAACAAAAAAGATTTGGGAAATGATGCTTTCGTTTGATGGGTATAGTTTTTGTAAGCCTCACTCTGCCTCTTATGCTATGGTGTCTTTTCAGTCGGCATATTTACGAGTACATCACCCTGCGGAGTTTATGGCAGGGGTCTTAAGTAATCAGGGTGGTTACTATAAATCCCATGCTTATATTTCCGAGTGCAGAAGAATGGGCTTATTACTTGAAGGCCCTGATATAAACTTGAGCCAATGGCGGTATTATGGACAGGGACGAAGGGTTGTTATAGGTCTTATGGCAGTTAAGGGATTTTCACATAGTGGAGCTGAAACAATAATAAAGGAACGTGAGAGGGGTGGGGATTTTATAAATCTCAATAATTTTCTGCGGCGCGTTAAGTTAGATCGAGATGACATAACAGCTTTATGCCCGGCTGGAGTTTTTGATCGCATAGCCAATGGTTTGCCACGAACAATACAGGCAAGAGAACTTTTAAAGGCTCATACGAGGGCAACCCGGAAGGGACAGGAAGAACTATTCTTAACGGAGATTGTCCCTATTTATAAGGCTGGAAGTACTGCTGTAATGGCCCCTGTAAATAAAAAAACTTTCAACAATGAATTATGGGAAGAATTTAGGTCTTTGGGCTTTTTGAAAAATGTTCATCCTCTTGCCCTCTGGAAAGATAAAGTAATGGCTGCTCGGCGTATAAAAGCGCTTAGGATTGGGGATTTTCTGGGAAAATATATTTGTTTGATTGGCTGGCCTATTACGCAAAAGGAAGTATGGACTAAGGACGGTTTGACAATGAGTTTCCTCACATTTGAGGATGAGACCGCTATGTATGAGACAGTAATTTTTCCCAAGGTGTATGACCTGTATAATCATTTACTTTTTGATCAGCGACCACTTTTAGTTTACGGGAAGGTTGCGGAGGATTGGGGAGCGGTGTCGGTAGAGGTACAGAGGATTGAGATTTTAGAGTGA
- a CDS encoding DNA polymerase Y family protein, with the protein MGNRPRTICHLNCIGFRAMVASAKDKALLGRPFVISGSTCGRALVLDLSHEALQEGITRGMSLSNAEKCVKNLLVLPPDPSAYTVMNRELEKIAAVYAPLYENDGLGNLYLDLTGTDTLFGAPFACSGRILKKIHEQTGMRPTVSVANNKLVTKIASRVIRPTGRIEIQNGMEASFLAHQSLKLLPGMGVSLMQTAAVTGYREIGELAALTDGEALSLFGKYGLKLRDMALGIDTSPVESGELGEKKIERVLEFAEDVTEAEIIKAGIVHLSEITGIEMRGKKLGTARIRFKATYSDGAWVQDIEKGGYWITDKNIAQAAEKIYRAIVVRRLRIKSIGVSLEDLRPLGWCPDLFEVEQEEKQRKLQEAKDKIRNRYGIGSLTTGMVMVVQKKYSTIPLLPGAVYG; encoded by the coding sequence ATGGGCAACAGGCCTAGAACTATATGCCATCTCAATTGCATCGGGTTTCGCGCTATGGTGGCCTCGGCGAAGGATAAAGCTTTGCTTGGAAGGCCATTTGTCATTTCCGGATCGACATGCGGCAGGGCTTTAGTATTGGATTTATCCCATGAAGCGTTACAGGAAGGGATTACGAGAGGCATGTCTCTTTCCAATGCGGAAAAATGTGTTAAAAATTTATTGGTGTTGCCTCCTGATCCTTCTGCTTATACAGTTATGAATAGGGAACTGGAAAAAATTGCTGCGGTGTATGCCCCTCTTTATGAGAATGACGGACTGGGAAATCTATACCTCGACCTGACAGGAACGGATACGCTTTTTGGGGCTCCGTTTGCTTGCTCTGGGCGTATATTAAAAAAAATACATGAACAGACTGGTATGCGGCCTACAGTTTCGGTGGCAAACAATAAACTGGTTACGAAGATTGCAAGCAGGGTAATCAGGCCGACAGGCCGTATAGAGATACAGAATGGTATGGAAGCGTCCTTTTTAGCACATCAGAGTTTGAAGTTGCTCCCTGGCATGGGGGTTTCGCTTATGCAGACTGCGGCGGTTACAGGGTATCGGGAGATTGGGGAACTGGCGGCGCTCACTGATGGGGAGGCTCTTTCGCTTTTTGGCAAATATGGTCTAAAACTGCGTGATATGGCTTTGGGGATTGATACCAGCCCTGTGGAAAGCGGAGAGCTTGGGGAAAAAAAGATTGAAAGGGTTTTGGAGTTTGCAGAGGATGTAACGGAAGCGGAGATAATAAAGGCCGGGATTGTCCATCTTTCGGAGATTACGGGAATTGAAATGCGTGGTAAGAAATTAGGAACCGCACGTATTCGGTTCAAGGCTACCTACTCTGATGGGGCTTGGGTACAGGATATTGAAAAGGGCGGCTACTGGATCACTGATAAGAATATAGCACAAGCGGCCGAAAAGATATATCGCGCTATTGTGGTAAGGCGTTTAAGAATAAAGTCTATTGGCGTAAGCCTTGAAGATCTGCGGCCTCTTGGGTGGTGCCCGGATCTTTTTGAGGTTGAGCAAGAGGAAAAGCAACGGAAGCTACAGGAAGCAAAAGACAAGATACGGAATAGGTATGGGATTGGTTCTTTGACTACAGGAATGGTAATGGTGGTACAGAAAAAGTACAGTACAATTCCCCTGTTGCCGGGAGCGGTGTATGGTTGA
- a CDS encoding DUF72 domain-containing protein, whose protein sequence is MSKILVGTCGFYYTDWLGVVYPEGTPKKDFLSLYARRFRTVELDYTYYSMPKAENLAKMLVDGGASLTFSVKAHQSLTHKIDPAKWEQDAKTFREAIDPVLRAGRLEAVLVQFPYSFKYEEKNRRYLDSLLSFFSGVPLAVEFRNNEWFNDKLIEGMKKRGISLVSLDMPELAHLPPSMDLVTAPVSYIRLHGRNKDAWWGSDEVARYDYLYEDQELSEWVDRLKMVALEADKILVYFNNHAKGQAVQNAQSLMKILEKAGLYGQQA, encoded by the coding sequence ATGTCGAAAATTCTTGTAGGAACATGTGGCTTCTATTACACAGACTGGCTGGGGGTGGTTTACCCCGAGGGTACGCCGAAAAAAGACTTTCTATCCCTGTATGCAAGGCGTTTTAGGACGGTAGAGCTGGACTATACCTATTATTCCATGCCCAAGGCGGAAAATTTGGCCAAAATGCTGGTTGACGGGGGAGCTAGTCTGACCTTTTCTGTAAAGGCCCACCAGAGCCTGACCCACAAAATCGACCCTGCCAAGTGGGAGCAGGACGCGAAAACCTTCCGGGAAGCCATAGATCCGGTCTTAAGGGCTGGGCGCTTGGAGGCAGTTTTGGTTCAGTTCCCGTATTCGTTCAAATATGAAGAAAAAAACAGGCGGTATCTGGATAGCCTCTTGTCCTTTTTTAGCGGCGTACCTTTGGCAGTGGAATTCAGGAATAATGAATGGTTCAATGACAAGCTGATAGAAGGCATGAAGAAGCGAGGGATTAGCCTTGTGTCCCTTGATATGCCGGAATTGGCTCATTTGCCGCCTTCGATGGATTTAGTAACAGCCCCTGTTTCCTATATCCGGCTCCATGGACGGAACAAGGATGCCTGGTGGGGGTCTGATGAGGTTGCCCGGTATGATTATCTTTACGAGGATCAGGAATTGAGCGAGTGGGTTGACCGGCTAAAGATGGTGGCATTGGAAGCAGATAAAATTCTGGTTTATTTCAATAATCACGCCAAGGGACAGGCGGTTCAAAATGCCCAATCATTGATGAAGATTTTGGAAAAGGCAGGCCTGTATGGGCAACAGGCCTAG
- a CDS encoding helix-turn-helix domain-containing protein produces the protein MEITKIRKTLAANVKERRNMLKFSQEKLAEKAGLSVQSINDIEGCRRWVSDKSLTKLASALQVETYQLLVPYQKSTANQEPDSMTEAFMVLERNIQKKIKEDIFLQFEKFLKSGYI, from the coding sequence GTGGAAATTACCAAAATACGCAAAACTTTGGCAGCAAATGTTAAAGAAAGGCGAAATATGTTAAAGTTTTCACAAGAAAAATTGGCTGAAAAAGCAGGATTGTCTGTTCAAAGCATAAACGATATTGAAGGATGCCGCAGGTGGGTCAGTGATAAGTCCTTAACGAAATTAGCGTCTGCATTACAGGTGGAGACCTATCAGCTATTAGTTCCATACCAAAAAAGTACTGCAAATCAAGAGCCAGATTCTATGACAGAAGCATTTATGGTTTTAGAGCGGAATATACAGAAAAAAATCAAAGAAGATATTTTCTTGCAGTTTGAAAAATTCTTAAAATCTGGTTATATATAA
- a CDS encoding integrase catalytic domain-containing protein, translating to MGLTMKEKQALAREISMRYRKAGKKGKTAILDEFVQNTGYNRKYALHLLANWGRTELVRLAGRVVKLKADAFKKRKAGGGRKPVYQAATIKALKLIWEFFDYMCGKRLSPFLREQMPFLNPCKEFGITKEVKAQLLAISPATIDRKLKPERKKLELKGRSATRPGGLLKHQIPIRVFYAWDERKPGFFELDTVVHDGGNASGEFCCTLNATDVYSGWVELRALLNKAHRWVKEEVSLFPSQFPFPLLGIDSDNGGEFINYQLKAWCDEHRVQFTRSRSYHKNDNCFVEQKNDMTVRRTVGYYRYDTLQARDALAEVYRHLCPLLNYFYPSEKIIAKERIGARVKKVYDKPKSPYRRLLESPDLPDTFKDELRRRAARLNPVKQKRLVNHALMALFELQSQKSLAASALEDV from the coding sequence ATGGGGTTAACGATGAAAGAGAAACAGGCGCTTGCCAGAGAAATCAGCATGCGGTATCGCAAAGCCGGGAAAAAGGGCAAGACCGCTATCCTGGACGAGTTTGTCCAGAACACAGGGTACAACCGGAAATACGCCCTGCACCTTTTGGCGAATTGGGGGAGAACGGAACTGGTCAGACTGGCCGGAAGGGTTGTTAAGCTCAAGGCCGATGCGTTTAAAAAACGAAAAGCAGGGGGAGGGCGGAAGCCGGTCTACCAGGCGGCAACGATAAAAGCCCTCAAACTGATTTGGGAGTTCTTTGATTACATGTGCGGGAAAAGGCTTTCCCCCTTCCTCCGGGAACAGATGCCTTTCCTCAATCCCTGCAAGGAGTTTGGCATCACCAAGGAGGTAAAGGCGCAGCTGCTTGCCATAAGCCCCGCCACCATCGACCGGAAGCTCAAGCCTGAACGGAAGAAGCTGGAATTAAAAGGACGGAGCGCCACACGGCCCGGCGGCCTCCTCAAGCACCAGATCCCCATCCGTGTCTTTTATGCCTGGGATGAGAGGAAACCGGGCTTTTTTGAGCTGGATACGGTGGTTCATGACGGCGGAAACGCCTCAGGCGAGTTCTGCTGTACCCTCAATGCCACCGATGTCTATTCAGGCTGGGTGGAGCTCCGCGCCCTCCTCAACAAGGCCCATCGCTGGGTTAAAGAGGAGGTGTCTCTCTTCCCCTCCCAGTTTCCCTTCCCCCTTTTGGGCATCGACAGCGATAACGGCGGGGAGTTCATTAATTACCAGCTCAAGGCATGGTGTGACGAACACCGCGTCCAGTTCACCCGCAGCCGTTCCTACCACAAGAACGACAACTGCTTCGTGGAGCAGAAAAACGACATGACCGTCCGCAGGACCGTGGGGTACTATCGCTATGACACCCTCCAGGCCAGAGACGCCCTGGCCGAGGTCTACCGCCATCTCTGTCCCCTGCTCAACTATTTTTACCCTTCAGAAAAAATAATCGCCAAGGAGCGGATAGGGGCCAGGGTCAAGAAGGTGTACGACAAACCCAAGTCGCCCTACAGGCGCCTCTTGGAATCCCCTGACCTTCCTGATACATTCAAGGACGAGCTTCGACGCAGGGCTGCCCGTCTCAATCCGGTCAAACAGAAACGCCTGGTCAACCATGCACTGATGGCTCTCTTCGAGCTTCAGAGCCAGAAGTCCCTTGCTGCTTCGGCTCTTGAAGATGTTTAG
- a CDS encoding helix-turn-helix domain-containing protein — MGISYKPFHHLLIEKNLKMKEVMERAKISPPTIVKLSRNDYVGLRVIEKLCGVLDCKPEQIFEIVIGHDTVTPIKKRIPKEQPSPSSKIPDITKKEKH; from the coding sequence ATGGGAATTAGCTATAAACCTTTTCATCATTTGTTGATTGAAAAGAATCTTAAAATGAAGGAAGTGATGGAAAGAGCAAAAATCAGTCCGCCTACTATCGTAAAATTATCAAGGAATGATTATGTTGGTCTGCGTGTTATAGAAAAACTATGTGGGGTATTGGATTGTAAGCCGGAACAGATTTTTGAAATCGTTATAGGCCACGATACGGTTACCCCTATAAAGAAAAGAATTCCCAAGGAGCAACCGTCCCCATCATCAAAAATACCCGATATTACGAAAAAAGAGAAACATTAA